A part of Bacillus rossius redtenbacheri isolate Brsri chromosome 1, Brsri_v3, whole genome shotgun sequence genomic DNA contains:
- the LOC134529282 gene encoding uncharacterized protein LOC134529282 codes for MSSARGRQAATRDRRPRDSPITPSPAKARILQRSNSVKRRALLVTKEVFRQHSTELQEMKPTRLLQESKPGTPLGLREDLSQKQGKQSRTLATFKEEMFKELQKFQDRKPLSLLNVKEDPQKKLIQKQKTIKIQEDHPLKNMVGEYALTRDWQRLSAGLKTALPRGSPAHSHLLVACSLPEAPLKFACSHDLAALVSLLLEAGLPPGTLVDGAGNTMLHAAAAGGRARLVEELLARGADPGALNARRQTPLDKALGMMHAGVVRLLAEHGGPRGPRS; via the exons ATGTCCTCCGCGCGCGGCAGGCAGGCGGCCACTCGGGACAGGAGGCCCAGAGACTCGCCCATCACGCCCTCGCCAGCCAAG GCAAGGATCTTGCAGCGTAGTAATTCCGTCAAGAGAAGAGCGCTGCTGGTCACAAAG GAAGTCTTCAGGCAGCACAGTACTGAGCTTCAAGAAATGAAGCCGACGCGTTTGTTGCAGGAAAGTAAGCCGGGGACTCCCCTCGGCCTCAGGGAGGACCTGTCTCAGAAGCAG GGAAAGCAGTCTCGAACGCTCGCAACATTTAAGGAGGAAATGTTTAAAGAACTTCAGAAG TTTCAGGACAGGAAGCCTCTCTCCTTACTCAATGTTAAAGAAGATCCGCAGAAGAAACTT ATCCAAAAGcaaaaaaccatcaaaatccaAGAGGACCATCCTTTGAAGAATATG GTCGGCGAGTATGCGCTCACGCGGGACTGGCAGAGGCTGAGCGCGGGGCTGAAGACGGCGCTGCCTCGCGGGAGCCCCGCCCACAGCCACCTGCTGGTCGCCTGCTCGCTGCCCGAGGCGCCGCTCAAGTTCGCCTGCAGCCACGACCTGGCGGCGCTGGTGTCGCTGCTGCTGGAGGCGGGCCTGCCCCCGGGCACGCTGGTGGACGGCGCCGGCAACACCATGCTGCACGCGGCCGCCGCCGGgggccgcgcgcgcctggtggaaGAGCTGCTGGCGCGCGGCGCCGACCCGGGGGCGCTCAACGCCAGGAGGCAGACGCCGCTGGACAAGGCGCTCGGCATGATGCACGCTGGCGTGGTGCGCCTGCTGGCCGAGCACGGTGGTCCCCGCGGCCCTCGCAGCTAG